In Pyramidobacter piscolens W5455, a genomic segment contains:
- a CDS encoding RnfABCDGE type electron transport complex subunit B, protein MTAIIYPAFVMGGLGVVFGCLLAFASKKFAVAVDPRQTLIRAALPGANCGGCGYPGCDGYAEGCVLGACALNKCVVGGAPVAEKIAEIMGVTADGAEPEVAFVRCQGSFDKTGKDCVYLGIGDCQSASVVPGRGPTSCAFACMGFGTCVKACKFDAIHVINGVAKVDRDKCVGCQACVEACPRGIIAMVPKKKMVHVACSNPMPGAFVRKVCTVGCIGCQMCVKVCPKQTISMKGALAVIDPSNCVNCGLCAAKCPVHAIDNAKAKPVVVPPASVA, encoded by the coding sequence ATGACTGCGATCATCTATCCCGCGTTCGTCATGGGTGGGCTGGGCGTCGTCTTCGGCTGCCTGCTCGCCTTCGCTTCCAAAAAGTTCGCCGTCGCCGTCGATCCGCGCCAGACGCTGATCCGCGCCGCGCTTCCCGGCGCCAACTGCGGCGGCTGCGGCTATCCCGGCTGCGACGGCTACGCCGAAGGCTGCGTCCTCGGCGCCTGCGCGCTGAACAAGTGCGTCGTCGGCGGCGCCCCCGTGGCGGAAAAAATCGCCGAGATCATGGGCGTCACGGCCGACGGCGCCGAGCCCGAAGTCGCCTTCGTGCGCTGTCAGGGATCGTTCGACAAGACCGGCAAAGACTGCGTTTATCTGGGCATCGGCGACTGCCAGAGCGCGTCCGTCGTGCCGGGCCGCGGCCCAACGTCCTGCGCTTTCGCCTGCATGGGTTTCGGCACCTGCGTCAAAGCCTGCAAGTTCGACGCCATCCACGTCATAAACGGCGTCGCCAAAGTCGACCGCGACAAGTGCGTGGGCTGCCAAGCCTGCGTCGAAGCCTGCCCGCGCGGCATCATCGCCATGGTGCCGAAAAAGAAAATGGTCCACGTCGCCTGCAGCAACCCCATGCCCGGCGCTTTCGTGCGCAAAGTCTGCACGGTCGGCTGCATCGGCTGCCAGATGTGCGTGAAAGTCTGCCCCAAGCAGACCATCTCCATGAAGGGAGCGCTCGCCGTCATCGACCCGAGCAACTGCGTCAACTGCGGCCTCTGCGCCGCCAAGTGCCCCGTGCACGCCATCGACAACGCCAAAGCGAAACCCGTCGTCGTTCCTCCGGCGTCGGTGGCGTAA